The following DNA comes from Thalassoglobus sp. JC818.
TTTCGCACGGAAAGTCATTCTTGTTTTCGATGGAGATCAGGCAGGTCAGGACGCGGCAATTCGGGCAGTCGAGAAGTTTCTGTTGCAGGATGTCGACCTTCGCATTCTGACACTCCCTGAACAGATGGACCCTGCCGATTTCCTCGAACGTGAAGGGACACAAGCATTTCGGGAAATCGCAGAATCTGCTCCCGAAGCCTGGGATTACCGATTTCGGGCGGCGAAAGCGAAGTTCGGATTGAACTCCATTGACGCCAGACAGCGCGTGCTGGACGAAATGCTGTCAGTTCTGGCTTGTGTTCCGCAAATGGCAACTTCGGTTCGAGAACCGCTATTAATTGCAAACCTTGCACAGCGACTACAGGTCCCGGACGAAGTGATTCGGCGTCAGCTGGCAGAAGTCAGAACGAACAGCCCAAGGAAGATTCGCTTGGAGAATTCCAACGAAAACCGGATTTCAGAAGATGTCGACGTCCGTCGTCTTCTGGCCGGGGAATTGTCAAAGAGCGATCGAGTGGAATGTGACTTGCTAGAAGTAATCTTCACGGCACCACAACTTCTCACCAACGTCATCAACACCATCAAAACATCACAGCTTCGAAATCCGATTCTCAGGCGAGTCCTGGAAATGTGTTTCGAAGAGGTTCAATCCACCAGCGAGCATCAGGAGTCCGGAAGTGGGCAACTGACTCTCTCTGGCTTACTGAATCGAATGCCCAACCAGCAGATGAAAAGTTTAATCGTTTGGCTGGATGAGCAGGCAAATGCGAAAGGTCTCGCTGCCAAACTGGAAGGGAACTCCACGGAAAGCGGAATTCCGCAAGTACTGCATGATTCGATTGGGGCCATCCTCGATCGAGATGCAGAGCAAACCCACCAGAACCTGGCGGTTCAATTAACTGAGTCCAAGGATGGGCGAAACGGACTGGACGAAGCGACCGAACAGCTGCTTCGTCAGGCTGCGGAGTTTCACCAGAAACGAGCAACTCGAAAAGCTGGCGTGTGAATACCAGGACCAGCCCACGAATTGGAGAACTTAATGTATCGAATTGACGAGAGCCTTCGCCAGTTGACCGAATTGGGACAGGTCCAGGGATATCTCACCTTCTCACAGGTGAACGAATATCTTCCGGACGATGATCTCACTCCGGACAAAATCGATGCTTTGCTATTGTCACTGGAAGACCTTGGGCTCGAAATCCGTGATGAGACGAAGCCTCAAAAGGCAGCTGCTCCTCCGAAATCGACGCGCCGCACGAAGAAGACAACTCGCCGCACTACGCCCGTGAAAACCCAACGCAAGCAGACGGTTAACGTGACCGGGCTTGAAGGCGAAACCGGTGGCGGACGGATGATCGACGACCCAGTGAGAATGTACCTCTCACAGATGGGGGAAATTCCACTGCTGACGAGGCAGGAGGAAATTGATCTCGCGAAGAAAATCGAGTTCACTCGAAAACGCTTCCGCCGCGCCCTGTTGGAATGTCACTACGTTTCCGTCGAAGCTTATGAGACGTTATTGCGTGTGGAATCGGGTGAGCTTCCTTTCGACCGCACCATCAAGATTTCTTTGACAGAGTGTACCGTCAAAGATCAGGTGCTGGGGCGTCTGCCGCACAATCTGAAAACCATTCATCGGTTGGTTCAGCAGAACGAGGAAACGTTCTCTCAGCTGCTCGATGAAACAACTCCCCAACCAGTCAGATCGTCCATCTCTTCTCGTTTAGAGCAAAGCCGACGAAAGGTCGCGACGCTTCTCGAGGAAGTCAGTCTCCGCACGCAACGACTTCAGCCACTCGTCAAACGGCTCGAACAAATCGCGCTTCGGATGCGGAATCTCGAAAAAGAAATCCAGCGTCTCGACGGAGATCGGACCCGCAAGGAAGTTCGGTCCAACCTTCAGCAGGAACTTCGGGACCTGATGAGGCTCACTCACGAAACACCGCAATCCCTGTCGGATCGCGTCGTGGAAATCAACGCTCGCTATGCCGATTACGATCGAGCGATGCGAGATCTTTCCGCCGGAAACCTGCGGTTGGTGGTCTCGATTGCGAAGAAGTACCGCAACCGCGGGCTCAGCTTCCTCGACCTGATTCAAGAAGGGAACACAGGCTTGATGCGAGCGGTCGACAAGTATGAGTACCGTCGCGGCTACAAGTTCTCAACTTACGCCACATGGTGGATTCGACAAGCTATCACGCGAGCAATTGCCGATCAGGCGCGGACCATTCGAATCCCTGTTCACATGATTGAGACGATGTCGCGATTGCGACGCATCAGTAAATCACTGGTTCAGGAATTGGGCCGGGAACCAACCGTTGAAGAAGTCGCCCAAGCTGCTGAGGTTGATGTCGAAGAAGCTCGCAGAGTCCTGAAAATGGCGAAGCCTCTAGTCAGCCTCGACAAGCCTGTCGGTGAAGGCGAAGAAAACATCTTTGGTGAATTCATTGAAGATCGAAACGGTCACAGCCCAGTTAGTGTCGCTGCACAAGAGATGCTCAAAGACCAGATCGATCAGGTCTTGAAAACGCTCACCTACCGTGAACGTGAAATCATCAAACTCCGCTACGGTTTGGGCGACGGGTACACCTACACACTCGAAGAAGTCGGTCGAATTTTCAAAGTGACTCGTGAACGCGTACGACAGATCGAAGCGAAAGCAGTGAGGAAACTGCAGCATCCCGCTCGGTCAAAACAGCTTCACGGTTTCCTGGAACGACTCGCATTGACCACCGGCGGATAACCTCCATTCGGGACTACTGCCAAGAAGTCAAATTGCTAATTGCAGATGAGTAGCATTTGATGTCGGCAAGCAGAGACGCGAAGAAGCTCGCAAGTGATTAAAGAGCCGTGGCGGACAAATTCGCTACGGCTCTCTTCATTCTCGTCGAAGGCTTTCGACTTCAGTTGCGTGATCAATGGTACTGTGGCTCTCAACGACCAAACTCGATGCCGATGAAGTTGTTCCGTTTGGTAAGAGACGGCGGAGGTTCAATCTACATTGAGTTGAATGCTGTCACTGGCGTTCTATCATCAGACGTTGCTACTCGAGATCCGTAGCGACATCAATTCTCGTTTAGATGATCATGGCTACCACTCGCAAGAGTCTCCACTAATGCCGACTTTTGATTTCCAGTTCACCGTTGACAGTCCGCTCAGCGCAGTGCGTGAGTTTCATCATGACACGAGCGCACTCAAACGGCTGACTCCTCCACCAACGATCGTTCAATTGAAAGAGATTGAGCCACTCGCGGAGGGATCGGTATCCAAGTTCACGCTCTGGGTCGGCCCACTCCCGCTCCATTGGACCGCTGTTCATAAAGACGTGACTGAACACGGATTCACAGACATTCAGACAGAAGGCCCCGCAAAGAAGTGGGAACACACTCACACGTTCCGGGAGTTGAGCGATCACCAAACCGAGATCCACGAACATATCGAGTATGAACACAAGCGTGGATTCTGGGGAATCGTCACACGCTCGCTATTCTCTCGCCCAAGTCTCTACACGATGTTTACTTACCGCAAGTACGTCACACAAAACGCACTGAAAGCCGGATGAACCTGTCGCAAGTTGGCCTCGATTCAGTGTCCGGACATTCTTGAAAGTCACATCGTTCGTTGACGACAGAGTTTCTGACCTCTAACACTACGATTCCGGCTTGATTCGATCAGAGCAATCTCCCTGTGATCGAACGGAATTGTCATGGAGGATGCAAAAAGAGTCAGGTGAGCACAGTCTACGCTTGAATCGCGCCCAATCCACTCAC
Coding sequences within:
- the dnaG gene encoding DNA primase yields the protein MLPLSPQEFREQVRSHTDIVGLIGESVGLESRSGGREHVGLCPFHDDHNPSMRVYPERQTFRCWSCNTGGDCFTFVMEREKVTFPEALEILARRANLEIPRFVSGHSPQQETNRARLFEVLQWAEQQFHQTLMESPAAQPAREYLKQRGMTGQMVRQFRLGFHPDNWEWLIDRAKGKFPLNLLLEARLIGERDNRQFDFFVNRVMFPIHNERGQAVSFGGRVLPGSNSDAKYWNGPESSVFHKSRLLFAIDHAREAIRESNEAFIVEGYTDCIACHQFGIANVVGTLGTALTDEHVSAIKRFARKVILVFDGDQAGQDAAIRAVEKFLLQDVDLRILTLPEQMDPADFLEREGTQAFREIAESAPEAWDYRFRAAKAKFGLNSIDARQRVLDEMLSVLACVPQMATSVREPLLIANLAQRLQVPDEVIRRQLAEVRTNSPRKIRLENSNENRISEDVDVRRLLAGELSKSDRVECDLLEVIFTAPQLLTNVINTIKTSQLRNPILRRVLEMCFEEVQSTSEHQESGSGQLTLSGLLNRMPNQQMKSLIVWLDEQANAKGLAAKLEGNSTESGIPQVLHDSIGAILDRDAEQTHQNLAVQLTESKDGRNGLDEATEQLLRQAAEFHQKRATRKAGV
- the rpoD gene encoding RNA polymerase sigma factor RpoD, whose translation is MYRIDESLRQLTELGQVQGYLTFSQVNEYLPDDDLTPDKIDALLLSLEDLGLEIRDETKPQKAAAPPKSTRRTKKTTRRTTPVKTQRKQTVNVTGLEGETGGGRMIDDPVRMYLSQMGEIPLLTRQEEIDLAKKIEFTRKRFRRALLECHYVSVEAYETLLRVESGELPFDRTIKISLTECTVKDQVLGRLPHNLKTIHRLVQQNEETFSQLLDETTPQPVRSSISSRLEQSRRKVATLLEEVSLRTQRLQPLVKRLEQIALRMRNLEKEIQRLDGDRTRKEVRSNLQQELRDLMRLTHETPQSLSDRVVEINARYADYDRAMRDLSAGNLRLVVSIAKKYRNRGLSFLDLIQEGNTGLMRAVDKYEYRRGYKFSTYATWWIRQAITRAIADQARTIRIPVHMIETMSRLRRISKSLVQELGREPTVEEVAQAAEVDVEEARRVLKMAKPLVSLDKPVGEGEENIFGEFIEDRNGHSPVSVAAQEMLKDQIDQVLKTLTYREREIIKLRYGLGDGYTYTLEEVGRIFKVTRERVRQIEAKAVRKLQHPARSKQLHGFLERLALTTGG